The Magnolia sinica isolate HGM2019 chromosome 10, MsV1, whole genome shotgun sequence genome includes a window with the following:
- the LOC131257835 gene encoding probable galacturonosyltransferase 4, which yields MIPRKPVLLLLVFTVLAPLVLYTDRLGSFSNSSSKNEFLDDASTLNFGGEIGKLNVLPQESSNVLKEPVGIVYSENSADSASNSDELDSDEVTEELPPGKSTEHTSRVLSATDEQDVSGEKNVIEQVTDEVHEENESSGLQKQKTNVENGSEGGEDTKKEEKQSLSQQMPETRSEKQKNKHEQRSSLSSDKVDLKEHGKTDTESMPDTRVRHLRDQLIRAKVFLGLSPIRNNPHYTRELRLRIREVQRVVGDATKDSDLPRNANEKLKAMEQTLAKSKQIQDDCTAVIKKLRAILHSTEEQLRVHKKQTLFLTQLAAKTLPKGLHCLPLRLSTEYYTLNASQQQFPNQDKLENPKLYHYALFSDNILAAAVVVNSTVFHAKAPAKHVFHIVTDRLNYAAMRMWFLANPPRQATIQVQNIEEFTWLNSSYSPVLKQLGTPSMIDYYFRTHKANSDSNLKFRNPKYLSILNHLRFYLPEIFPKLNKVLFLDDDIVVRKDLTALWALNLKGKVNGAVETCGESFHRFDRYLNFSNPLISKTFDPHACGWAYGMNVFDLVEWRKQKITEIYHSWQKLNHDRQLWKLGTLPPGLITFWNRTFALDRSWHVLGLGYNPNVNPKEIERAAVIHYNGNMKPWLEIGMPKYRNYWTKFINYEQVYLRDCNINP from the exons ATGATACCGAGAAAACCGGTCTTGCTTTTGCTCGTTTTTACAGTTCTTGCCCCTCTCGTTTTATACACAGACAGGCTCGGAAGCTTCTCGAATTCCAGTA GTAAGAACGAATTTCTTGATGATGCTTCGACTCTC AATTTTGGCGGTGAGATTGGGAAATTGAATGTCCTTCCTCag GAATCATCGAATGTGTTGAAAGAACCAGTCGGAATCGTTTATTCTGAGAACTCCGCCGACTCTGCTTCAAATTCAGATGAATTGGATTCTGACGAAGTGACGGAAg AATTGCCACCGGGGAAATCTACAGAGCATACGAGCAGAGTATTATCGGCAACTGATGAACAGGATGTATCTGGAGAAAAGAATGTCATTGAGCAAGTAACGGATGAGGTTCATGAAGAGAATGAGAGCAGTGGATTACAGAAACAAAAGACGAATGTGGAAAATGGAAGCGAAGGGGGTGAAGATACAAAGAAGGAAGAGAAACAAAGCTTGTCTCAGCAGATGCCTGAAACCCGCTCGGAGAAACag AAAAATAAACATGAACAACGATCCTCACTAAGTTCTGACAAGGTTGATCTGAAAGAACATGGTAAGACTGACACTGAGAGCATGCCAGATACCCGTGTCAGGCATCTTAGAGATCAGTTGATCAGGGCAAAGGTTTTCCTTGGCCTCAGTCCTATCCGAAACAACCCTCACTACACGAGGGAGCTCCGGTTGCGGATAAGAGAAGTTCAGCGAGTTGTTGGTGATGCAACGAAGGATTCTGATCTACCAAGGAA TGCCAATGAGAAGCTGAAGGCAATGGAACAAACACTGGCCAAGAGTAAGCAGATTCAAGATGACTGTACAGCTGTTATAAAGAAGCTTCGTGCTATACTCCACTCGACAGAAGAACAGCTAAGAGTGCATAAGAAGCAGACCTTGTTCTTAACACAACTTGCGGCAAAAACTCTTCCCAAAGGTCTTCACTGTCTTCCCTTGCGCCTCTCCACCGAGTACTATACACTGAATGCTAGCCAACAGCAGTTTCCCAATCAAGATAAACTGGAAAACCCCAAACTGTATCATTATGCGCTCTTCTCAGATAACATATTGGCGGCAGCAGTGGTTGTGAACTCGACTGTGTTTCATGCCAAG GCGCCTGCAAAGCATGTTTTCCACATTGTTACAGATAGGCTTAACTATGCAGCAATGAGGATGTGGTTCCTAGCCAACCCACCCCGCCAAGCCACTATTCAGGTTCAGAacattgaagaatttacatggctGAATTCAAGCTACAGTCCGGTTCTCAAGCAACTTGGAACTCCTTCAATGATAGATTATTACTTCAGGACTCACAAAGCGAACTCCGATTCAAACTTGAAGTTCCGCAATCCCAAGTACCTTTCTATTTTAAATCATCTCCGGTTTTACCTACCCGAGATTTTCCCAAAGCTCAACAAGGTGCTCTTCTTAGATGATGATATAGTCGTGCGGAAGGATCTGACCGCCCTTTGGGCACTCAATCTGAAGGGGAAGGTCAATGGTGCGGTTGAAACTTGTGGAGAAAGCTTCCACCGCTTCGATAGGTATCTCAACTTCTCGAATCCTCTCATTTCGAAGACCTTCGACCCCCATGCTTGTGGATGGGCATATGGAATGAATGTATTTGATTTGGTGGAGTGGAGGAAGCAGAAGATAACAGAGATCTACCACTCATGGCAGAAACTG AATCATGACAGGCAGCTATGGAAATTGGGAACTCTACCCCCTGGTTTGATAACATTTTGGAACCGGACATTCGCCCTAGATCGATCATGGCATGTTCTAGGCCTTGGCTACAATCCAAATGTCAACCCAAAAGAAATCGAGCGGGCTGCTGTTATTCACTACAATGGAAACATGAAACCGTGGCTCGAGATAGGCATGCCCAAGTACCGTAACTACTGGACGAAGTTCATCAACTACGAGCAAGTCTATCTGCGTGACTGCAACATCAATCCCTAG